The Georgenia faecalis genome includes a window with the following:
- a CDS encoding ABC transporter permease, which translates to MVRVTLREIRAHLVRFALSVLAVLLGVAFVTGTFSLRAMLADTFGSIVESSSQGDVYVRGAESAQDGEEPSAGPFGPARGSVPVALAEEVADVDGVTAALPDFFGSVVLVGADGQAVVNGQAPSFGGAVVEDDPAAELVAGRVPTAGDEVALETTALETSGLAIGDTTTVVIGADDVREVTVVGEVNYGNPMVGTTLVLVDPATAEEAFAPDGAVPSIAVYTDDDATAADIDALVERVRESVGSPDVEVLTGEEVRDEANEAVQQVIGFLGTFLLVFAFISLFVGAFIIANTFAMSVRQRQREFALLRAVGASPLQVMASVIAQAAVVGLVGSAAGVGAGIGLVAVLRTILERMGMALSGQVAVTGRELAIAMAVGTVVSMLAAAVPARRAATTPPVEAMRDDVVVTERSLRTRAVVGAVLLAGGALAVYRATSGATEAPGTWLGVGTGAVLVGALAVAPVIGRTVLGVLAAPAVAALRPMGRLARGNVTRNPRRTANTAGALMIGMALVSACAVLAASATASTSSIVATEARADLTVQSATFTVPPQAAAALTDLELAGRADATVSGRADVGTSDEDAESMRILGLPASAFGETIDIRVVDGSLDGLADGEVAVQRTTADEEGWEVGTDLVIATDQGEVAARVGAVVESQLLNAPVIMDRALFDAVVPAAGATVLSVFVDAADGVPQADLREAVETALEPYVVLTAQDAEELTSSLADQVDQAMVILYALLGLSVIIAVLGIVNTLALAVIERTREIGLMRAVGLGRLQLAVTITIESVLTAVFGTLLGVLIGVALASALPSVYADQGLSELAVPWSMLAAIVVLSGVVGVLAALWPAVRATRLPVLQAVATD; encoded by the coding sequence ATGGTCCGCGTCACGCTGCGCGAGATCCGCGCCCACCTCGTCCGCTTCGCGCTGTCCGTCCTCGCCGTGCTGCTCGGCGTCGCGTTCGTCACGGGAACCTTCTCCCTGCGCGCCATGCTCGCCGACACCTTCGGCTCCATCGTCGAGTCCTCCTCCCAGGGTGACGTCTACGTCCGGGGGGCCGAGAGCGCGCAGGACGGCGAGGAGCCGTCCGCCGGGCCGTTCGGCCCCGCCCGCGGGTCCGTGCCGGTCGCCCTCGCCGAGGAGGTCGCCGACGTCGACGGCGTCACGGCAGCGCTCCCCGACTTCTTCGGCAGCGTCGTCCTCGTCGGCGCCGACGGCCAGGCCGTGGTCAACGGGCAGGCGCCCAGCTTCGGCGGAGCCGTCGTGGAGGACGACCCGGCCGCCGAGCTCGTCGCCGGCCGCGTCCCCACCGCCGGCGACGAGGTGGCGCTGGAGACGACGGCGCTGGAGACCTCCGGCCTCGCCATCGGCGACACCACGACCGTCGTCATCGGCGCCGACGACGTGCGGGAGGTGACCGTCGTCGGCGAGGTGAACTACGGCAACCCGATGGTGGGCACCACCCTCGTCCTCGTCGACCCCGCCACCGCCGAGGAGGCCTTCGCCCCCGACGGCGCCGTGCCCTCCATCGCCGTCTACACCGACGACGACGCCACCGCCGCCGACATCGACGCGCTCGTCGAGCGGGTGCGGGAGTCCGTGGGCTCGCCCGACGTCGAGGTGCTCACCGGCGAGGAGGTCCGGGACGAGGCCAACGAGGCGGTCCAGCAGGTCATCGGCTTCCTCGGGACGTTCCTCCTCGTCTTCGCCTTCATCTCCCTCTTCGTCGGCGCCTTCATCATCGCCAACACCTTCGCCATGTCGGTGCGCCAGCGGCAGCGCGAGTTCGCGCTCCTGCGCGCCGTCGGCGCCTCCCCGCTGCAGGTGATGGCGAGCGTCATCGCCCAGGCTGCGGTCGTCGGTCTGGTGGGCTCCGCGGCGGGCGTCGGCGCCGGGATCGGGCTCGTCGCCGTCCTGCGCACGATCCTCGAGCGGATGGGGATGGCCCTGTCCGGGCAGGTCGCCGTCACGGGCCGCGAGCTCGCGATCGCCATGGCGGTCGGCACCGTCGTCTCGATGCTCGCGGCGGCCGTGCCGGCCCGGCGCGCCGCCACCACCCCGCCCGTGGAGGCGATGCGCGACGACGTCGTCGTCACCGAACGCTCGCTGCGGACCCGCGCCGTCGTCGGTGCCGTCCTCCTCGCCGGCGGCGCCCTCGCCGTCTACCGCGCCACGAGCGGGGCGACCGAGGCCCCCGGCACCTGGCTGGGGGTGGGGACCGGGGCCGTGCTCGTCGGTGCCCTCGCCGTGGCACCCGTCATCGGGCGGACCGTCCTCGGCGTCCTCGCCGCGCCCGCCGTCGCCGCGCTCCGCCCGATGGGGCGCCTGGCCCGCGGCAACGTCACCCGCAACCCGCGACGCACGGCGAACACCGCCGGCGCGCTGATGATCGGCATGGCGCTGGTGAGCGCCTGCGCGGTGCTCGCCGCCTCGGCGACCGCCTCGACCTCCTCGATCGTCGCCACCGAGGCCCGCGCCGACCTCACCGTGCAGTCGGCGACGTTCACCGTCCCGCCGCAGGCCGCCGCCGCGCTCACCGACCTCGAGCTCGCCGGCCGGGCCGACGCCACGGTCTCCGGCCGGGCCGACGTCGGCACGTCCGACGAGGACGCGGAGAGCATGCGGATCCTCGGCCTGCCCGCCAGCGCCTTCGGCGAGACCATCGACATCCGGGTCGTCGACGGCTCCCTCGACGGACTCGCCGACGGCGAGGTGGCGGTCCAGCGCACCACCGCCGACGAGGAGGGGTGGGAGGTCGGCACCGACCTCGTCATCGCCACGGACCAGGGCGAGGTGGCCGCGCGGGTGGGGGCCGTCGTCGAGTCCCAGCTCCTCAACGCGCCGGTGATCATGGACCGGGCGCTCTTCGACGCGGTCGTCCCAGCAGCAGGGGCCACCGTGCTGAGCGTCTTCGTGGACGCGGCCGACGGCGTCCCCCAGGCCGACCTGCGGGAGGCGGTGGAGACGGCGCTCGAGCCCTACGTCGTCCTCACCGCGCAGGACGCGGAGGAGCTGACGAGCTCGCTCGCCGACCAGGTGGACCAGGCCATGGTCATCCTCTACGCCCTGCTCGGGCTCTCCGTGATCATCGCGGTGCTCGGCATCGTCAACACCCTCGCGCTCGCCGTCATCGAGCGGACGCGGGAGATCGGCCTCATGCGGGCGGTCGGGCTGGGCCGGCTCCAGCTCGCGGTGACCATCACCATCGAGTCCGTGCTCACGGCGGTCTTCGGCACGCTGCTCGGCGTGCTCATCGGCGTCGCGCTCGCCTCCGCCCTGCCGAGCGTCTACGCCGACCAGGGCCTCAGCGAGCTCGCGGTCCCGTGGTCGATGCTCGCGGCGATCGTCGTGCTCTCCGGGGTCGTCGGCGTCCTCGCGGCGCTGTGGCCGGCGGTCCGCGCCACGCGGCTGCCGGTCCTCCAGGCGGTGGCCACCGACTGA
- a CDS encoding family 78 glycoside hydrolase catalytic domain, whose amino-acid sequence MTTMTRRLGVAAVGALVLGASVVPGAAADAGHAPDAPTGLTVNSREHPRGVEGDPFFAWLPQDEDLDEVQTAYRLEVREAGTEAVVWDSGKVASSEQAFVGYDGPDLAPGTSFEWSVRTWDRTDQVSPPATGAFDTGLPDEAWAPAQWIQRAPGGPGPMALADGRVRVTGGDVTLAGTGRDWADYTYEVTVRPTTRGAGVVFRSPDRRNGYMWQLSAGTGLSPHVLVDGAFTRLATVPLTVVNGQDYRLRIELAGPLIRTFVDGTLVDERTDTRFAAGTVGFREASNEVGQFDDVRVTAPDGAVLLADDFSGTLAAWENVTTTRQLDEWTLARTDVELASADVVRARAYVAGSHTYELWIDGERADRGQSFAYPGEHYYQTTDVTELLDGRGRVAVGAVLHWYGSGQGRPAVQPGLLVRIEVEYADGSEQVIVSDGTWKVTEGPYLQAGRRNGEGELIEHLDATRVIEGWQSTGFDDSAWGDAVVLGTHPTAPFTALTGQLTRMEETEVPAVELLVADDGTVVADFGVVIPARPVVRFDEGVAGRVVTMRASYELAEDGRVSTSGVATQGTTMTFPYTQVDGPQEFRAFTHLGFRYLELPGVGEDIALEDVSAVVVHTELPEREHATFASSDETLDEVWDLMVRSARYSVQEAFVDTPTREKGQFLGDFVAISYATMGVFGERAHTQQAIAEFLNSADRFWNSGEDLGRYNAVYPNGDGKRDIPDYALMFVDGVWRYYSETGDRALLARAYPYMRQTADYVLRHIPAEGPTAGLVTRLTGGSGSYQYGIVDWPEHGRFGYDMAAAARTTINAQGVDVLRDVARMAQALGEAEDATSYGAAGDALAATMNERLRRADGVYIDGLYADGTPSTHAGQHSTSYAIAHGVAPEEDYPALAAHLAGMGMRQGPMTAHWLLQALSDAGDDDAVLERLTDAQDYGWANILAQGGTFTWESWELSGSANSASHGWGAQALVDVQQTLLGVRTAAPGAAVVDIVPPDSALEHAAGTVPTQRGPVGVDWERHERGMRLTVDVPVNVTARVAIPVTGDETYAPVDRPGVRPLGVEDGRALFEVGSGVTTFDVVDDPVLTVEADTRCVAGKVVQTVRVGNVSDEPVEVVVAGDYGTRTLTVAPERAAAVAFSTRLGAVPAGEVTARTASGDAAVGAAHAARACR is encoded by the coding sequence ATGACCACGATGACCCGCCGGCTCGGCGTGGCGGCCGTGGGAGCCCTCGTGCTCGGCGCGAGCGTCGTCCCCGGTGCGGCCGCCGACGCCGGGCACGCGCCCGACGCCCCCACGGGGCTGACCGTCAACAGCCGCGAGCACCCGCGCGGCGTCGAGGGGGACCCCTTCTTCGCCTGGCTGCCGCAGGACGAGGACCTCGACGAGGTCCAGACCGCCTACCGGCTCGAGGTGCGCGAGGCGGGGACCGAGGCCGTGGTGTGGGACAGCGGCAAGGTCGCGTCGTCCGAGCAGGCGTTCGTCGGCTACGACGGCCCCGACCTCGCGCCCGGCACGTCGTTCGAGTGGTCGGTGCGCACGTGGGACCGGACGGACCAGGTGTCCCCGCCGGCCACCGGAGCCTTCGACACCGGTCTGCCCGACGAGGCGTGGGCGCCGGCCCAGTGGATCCAGCGCGCGCCCGGCGGGCCCGGCCCCATGGCCCTCGCCGACGGCCGGGTTCGCGTCACCGGCGGTGACGTCACGCTCGCCGGCACCGGCAGGGACTGGGCCGACTACACCTACGAGGTGACCGTGCGCCCGACCACCCGGGGTGCGGGCGTCGTCTTCCGCAGCCCGGACCGGCGCAACGGGTACATGTGGCAGCTGAGTGCGGGGACCGGGCTCAGCCCGCACGTCCTCGTCGACGGCGCGTTCACCCGCCTCGCCACCGTCCCGCTGACGGTCGTCAACGGGCAGGACTACCGCCTGCGGATCGAGCTCGCGGGCCCGCTCATCCGCACCTTCGTCGACGGCACGCTCGTCGACGAGCGCACGGACACGCGGTTCGCCGCGGGGACCGTCGGCTTCCGGGAGGCCTCGAACGAGGTCGGCCAGTTCGACGACGTCCGCGTCACCGCCCCCGACGGCGCCGTCCTCCTCGCGGACGACTTCTCCGGCACCCTCGCAGCGTGGGAGAACGTCACCACCACCCGCCAGCTCGACGAGTGGACGCTCGCCCGGACCGACGTGGAGCTCGCCTCCGCCGACGTCGTGCGCGCCCGCGCCTACGTGGCGGGCAGCCACACCTACGAGCTGTGGATCGACGGCGAGCGGGCCGACCGCGGCCAGTCCTTCGCCTACCCCGGGGAGCACTACTACCAGACGACCGACGTCACCGAGCTCCTCGACGGCAGGGGGCGGGTCGCGGTCGGGGCCGTGCTCCACTGGTACGGCTCGGGCCAGGGCCGCCCGGCGGTCCAGCCGGGGCTCCTCGTGCGGATCGAGGTCGAGTACGCGGACGGGTCCGAGCAGGTCATCGTCAGCGACGGGACGTGGAAGGTCACCGAGGGGCCCTACCTCCAGGCGGGCCGCCGCAACGGCGAGGGCGAGCTCATCGAGCACCTCGACGCCACCCGGGTCATCGAGGGCTGGCAGAGCACCGGCTTCGACGACTCCGCCTGGGGCGACGCGGTGGTCCTGGGCACGCACCCGACCGCCCCCTTCACGGCGCTCACCGGCCAGCTCACGCGGATGGAGGAGACCGAGGTGCCGGCCGTCGAGCTGCTCGTCGCCGACGACGGCACCGTCGTCGCGGACTTCGGCGTCGTCATCCCGGCGCGGCCCGTCGTGCGTTTCGACGAGGGGGTCGCCGGGCGGGTCGTCACCATGCGCGCCAGCTACGAGCTCGCCGAGGACGGCCGGGTGAGCACGTCCGGCGTCGCCACCCAGGGCACGACGATGACGTTCCCGTACACGCAGGTGGACGGGCCGCAGGAGTTCCGCGCCTTCACCCACCTCGGCTTCCGCTACCTCGAGCTCCCCGGCGTGGGCGAGGACATCGCGCTCGAGGACGTCTCCGCCGTCGTCGTCCACACCGAGCTGCCCGAGCGGGAGCACGCGACGTTCGCGAGCTCGGACGAGACCCTCGACGAGGTCTGGGACCTCATGGTCCGCTCGGCGCGCTACTCGGTGCAGGAGGCGTTCGTCGACACCCCGACGCGCGAGAAGGGGCAGTTCCTCGGCGACTTCGTCGCCATCTCCTACGCGACGATGGGCGTCTTCGGGGAGCGGGCCCACACCCAGCAGGCGATCGCCGAGTTCCTCAACTCCGCGGACCGGTTCTGGAACAGCGGGGAGGACCTCGGCCGCTACAACGCCGTCTACCCCAACGGGGACGGCAAGCGGGACATCCCCGACTACGCCCTCATGTTCGTCGACGGCGTGTGGCGCTACTACTCCGAGACCGGGGACCGGGCGCTGCTCGCGCGCGCCTACCCGTACATGCGCCAGACGGCGGACTACGTCCTGCGGCACATCCCCGCCGAGGGGCCGACCGCCGGGCTCGTCACGCGGCTCACCGGCGGGAGCGGCTCCTACCAGTACGGCATCGTCGACTGGCCGGAGCACGGCCGGTTCGGCTACGACATGGCGGCCGCGGCGCGCACGACGATCAACGCCCAGGGCGTCGACGTGCTGCGCGACGTCGCCCGCATGGCGCAGGCGCTCGGCGAGGCCGAGGACGCGACGAGCTACGGCGCCGCCGGCGACGCCCTTGCCGCGACGATGAACGAGCGTCTGCGCCGCGCGGACGGGGTGTACATCGACGGCCTGTACGCCGACGGCACCCCGAGCACGCACGCCGGCCAGCACTCGACCTCCTACGCCATCGCGCACGGGGTGGCGCCCGAGGAGGACTACCCGGCGCTCGCTGCGCACCTCGCCGGGATGGGGATGCGGCAGGGGCCGATGACGGCCCACTGGCTCCTCCAGGCCCTCAGCGACGCCGGCGACGACGACGCCGTGCTCGAGCGCCTCACCGACGCGCAGGACTACGGCTGGGCGAACATCCTCGCCCAGGGCGGGACCTTCACGTGGGAGTCGTGGGAGCTGTCCGGCTCGGCCAACAGCGCCTCGCACGGTTGGGGCGCGCAGGCGCTGGTCGACGTCCAGCAGACGCTGCTGGGCGTGCGCACCGCGGCGCCCGGCGCGGCCGTCGTCGACATCGTCCCGCCGGACTCCGCGCTCGAGCACGCCGCGGGCACGGTGCCCACGCAGCGGGGCCCGGTCGGGGTGGACTGGGAGCGGCACGAGCGCGGGATGCGGCTCACCGTCGACGTCCCCGTCAACGTCACCGCGCGCGTCGCCATCCCGGTCACCGGCGACGAGACGTACGCGCCGGTCGACCGGCCCGGCGTCCGCCCGCTCGGGGTCGAGGACGGCCGCGCCCTCTTCGAGGTCGGGTCCGGGGTGACGACGTTCGACGTCGTCGACGACCCGGTGCTCACCGTCGAGGCCGACACCCGCTGCGTCGCCGGGAAGGTCGTCCAGACGGTGCGGGTGGGGAACGTCAGCGACGAGCCCGTCGAGGTCGTCGTCGCCGGCGACTACGGGACGCGGACGCTCACGGTGGCCCCGGAGCGGGCGGCCGCGGTCGCGTTCAGCACCCGGCTCGGCGCCGTGCCGGCGGGCGAGGTGACCGCCAGGACGGCCTCCGGCGACGCGGCGGTGGGCGCCGCGCACGCCGCCCGGGCGTGCCGGTGA
- a CDS encoding BNR repeat-containing protein codes for MTRWKRLPAVSALAVPLLLGASFLTPAAAQVAPAPGPLVCGTVDDGSVPATQEPEAVLDTVEVGPTWAGHYVGQALLTDGEDQYVGYYDADRQLTVAHRTLGSDSWTHQRVGSQTGWDSHNYVTLATDPSGNLHVAGNMHNVPLLYWRTTTPGDVTTLERVTTMVDAARERRVTYPVFLELEDETLVFRYRDGGSGNGIDLYNSYDAATGGWGGLIDSPLLSGEGQRNAYAAKPRLGPDGNYHMVWVWRNTPIASSTHTVSYARSADLESWETSTGEPLTLPITFATSDVVDPVPPEGGMINNNAQVGFDADGAPVVAYHKYDEEGNTQVYVARPDDSAAGWENVQVSDWTGAWDFSQPGTLVFQVEIYWAPEVLPDGNLRLDVTCRGEARTFILDGETLEPIEEIATPATEPAAVSELRSDYVHPVPGEGGTDMQVNLNDDSGAAGSFHARDLVPDADEDLRYLLRWESLGENQDRPRAAWPGAQPLEVVVLGTEDACRDGGWERFDFAGERACVNHVRVATGQEPVEEPAVTVDTGTRCVAGKAVQTVRVTSTEPVEAVVSGAYGTRTLTLAADRTVTVAFSTRLSSVPDGEVTVTTGTGDTATEVRADYTGHSCGIRRLAPAQDQPQE; via the coding sequence ATGACTCGATGGAAGCGCTTGCCCGCCGTCTCGGCCCTCGCCGTGCCCCTCCTGCTCGGGGCGTCGTTCCTCACCCCGGCGGCGGCTCAGGTGGCGCCCGCGCCCGGGCCGCTCGTGTGCGGCACCGTCGACGACGGAAGCGTGCCGGCCACGCAGGAGCCCGAGGCGGTGCTCGACACCGTCGAGGTCGGCCCGACGTGGGCCGGGCACTACGTCGGTCAGGCGCTCCTCACCGACGGCGAGGACCAGTACGTCGGCTACTACGACGCCGACCGCCAGCTCACGGTCGCCCACCGCACGCTCGGCAGCGACTCCTGGACGCACCAGCGGGTGGGCTCGCAGACGGGGTGGGACAGCCACAACTACGTCACGCTCGCCACGGACCCCAGCGGCAACCTCCACGTGGCGGGGAACATGCACAACGTCCCGCTGCTCTACTGGCGCACGACGACCCCCGGGGACGTGACGACGCTCGAGCGGGTCACGACGATGGTCGACGCCGCCCGAGAGCGCCGCGTCACCTACCCCGTCTTCCTCGAGCTCGAGGACGAGACGCTCGTCTTCCGCTACCGCGACGGCGGCAGCGGCAACGGGATCGACCTCTACAACTCCTACGACGCCGCGACGGGCGGGTGGGGCGGGCTCATCGACAGCCCGCTCCTCTCCGGCGAGGGTCAGCGGAACGCGTACGCGGCCAAGCCCCGGCTCGGTCCCGACGGGAACTACCACATGGTCTGGGTCTGGCGGAACACCCCGATCGCCTCGTCCACGCACACCGTCTCCTACGCGCGCAGCGCCGACCTGGAGTCCTGGGAGACGAGCACCGGGGAGCCGCTCACGCTCCCGATCACCTTCGCCACGAGCGACGTCGTCGACCCGGTCCCGCCCGAGGGCGGCATGATCAACAACAACGCCCAGGTCGGTTTCGACGCCGACGGCGCGCCGGTGGTGGCGTACCACAAGTACGACGAGGAGGGGAACACCCAGGTCTACGTGGCCCGGCCCGACGACTCCGCCGCGGGCTGGGAGAACGTCCAGGTGAGCGACTGGACCGGGGCCTGGGACTTCTCCCAGCCCGGCACCCTCGTCTTCCAGGTCGAGATCTACTGGGCGCCGGAGGTGCTCCCGGACGGCAACCTCCGCCTCGACGTCACCTGCCGCGGCGAGGCGCGCACCTTCATCCTCGACGGGGAGACGCTCGAGCCGATCGAGGAGATCGCGACGCCGGCCACGGAGCCCGCGGCCGTCAGCGAGCTGCGCTCGGACTACGTCCACCCGGTCCCGGGCGAGGGCGGCACCGACATGCAGGTCAACCTCAACGACGACTCCGGCGCGGCCGGCTCGTTCCACGCGCGCGACCTCGTGCCCGACGCCGACGAGGACCTGCGCTACCTCCTGCGCTGGGAGAGCCTGGGGGAGAACCAGGACCGCCCGCGCGCGGCCTGGCCGGGCGCCCAGCCGCTCGAGGTGGTCGTCCTCGGCACCGAGGACGCGTGCCGGGACGGCGGCTGGGAGCGCTTCGACTTCGCCGGCGAGCGGGCGTGCGTCAACCACGTGCGGGTCGCCACGGGCCAGGAGCCCGTCGAGGAGCCCGCGGTCACGGTGGACACCGGCACCCGGTGCGTCGCCGGGAAGGCCGTGCAGACGGTGCGGGTGACGAGCACCGAGCCGGTCGAGGCCGTCGTCTCCGGCGCCTACGGCACGCGGACGCTCACCCTCGCCGCGGACCGGACGGTGACCGTCGCCTTCAGCACCCGGCTCAGCTCCGTGCCGGACGGCGAGGTCACCGTGACGACGGGCACCGGCGACACGGCGACCGAGGTGAGGGCCGACTACACCGGCCACTCGTGCGGGATACGCCGGCTCGCACCGGCCCAGGACCAGCCCCAGGAGTGA
- a CDS encoding ABC transporter ATP-binding protein, giving the protein MGRHASPTAPTTATEALSPAGPRPDGPALEPIATARELVKVYGAGETAVRALDGVDVDFGRAQLTAIMGPSGSGKSTLMHCMAGLDTPTSGSVVVDGVEISRMSQRQLTKLRRTRIGFVFQSYNLVPTLTAEENIRLPLDIARAPVDQERFDTVVRAVGLEDRLHHRPTELSGGQQQRVAAARALIARPAVVFADEPTGNLDSRSAAEVLGFLRSSVEDLGQSVVMVTHEPTAAAYAHRVLFLADGRLEGELLDPDASTILEALGELTDARESRRTA; this is encoded by the coding sequence ATGGGACGACACGCCAGCCCGACCGCACCGACCACCGCCACCGAGGCGCTCTCCCCCGCCGGCCCCCGCCCGGACGGACCCGCCCTCGAGCCCATCGCGACGGCACGGGAGCTCGTCAAGGTCTACGGCGCCGGCGAGACCGCGGTCCGGGCGCTCGACGGCGTCGACGTCGACTTCGGCCGCGCGCAGCTCACCGCGATCATGGGCCCGTCGGGCTCGGGCAAGTCGACGCTCATGCACTGCATGGCGGGGCTCGACACCCCCACCTCGGGCAGCGTCGTCGTCGACGGGGTCGAGATCTCCCGGATGAGCCAGCGCCAGCTCACCAAGCTGCGCCGCACCCGGATCGGCTTCGTCTTCCAGTCCTACAACCTCGTGCCCACCCTCACCGCCGAGGAGAACATCCGCCTCCCCCTCGACATCGCCCGCGCCCCCGTCGACCAGGAGCGCTTCGACACCGTCGTGCGCGCCGTCGGGCTCGAGGACCGCCTGCACCACCGACCCACCGAGCTCTCCGGCGGCCAGCAGCAGCGCGTCGCCGCGGCCCGCGCCCTCATCGCCCGGCCCGCCGTGGTCTTCGCTGACGAGCCCACCGGCAACCTCGACTCGCGCTCGGCCGCCGAGGTGCTCGGCTTCCTGCGCAGCAGCGTCGAGGACCTCGGCCAGTCCGTCGTCATGGTGACCCACGAGCCGACCGCGGCGGCGTACGCCCACCGGGTGCTCTTCCTCGCCGACGGCCGCCTCGAGGGCGAGCTGCTCGACCCCGACGCGAGCACGATCCTCGAGGCGCTGGGGGAGCTCACCGACGCCCGTGAGTCGAGGCGCACCGCCTGA
- a CDS encoding sugar ABC transporter ATP-binding protein, whose product MSQHPPDPTTPPAAGRPVVELVDIDKSFGAVRALRGARLELHAGEAHALVGENGAGKSTLIKVLAGVHHPDAGEVRVDGASTALRSTSDAMAAGIAVIYQEPTLFPDLTVAENIYVGRQPLGRGKAIDRRAMNRAAAELFDRLAVPLDPDQPARGLSIADQQLVEIAKALSTGARVLVMDEPTAALSGVEVERLFAVARALRDDGAAILFISHRFDEVEALCQRVTVMRDGAHVSTDLMSEVTVPELVRRMVGRDLSELFPKQDVEPGEVVLEVDGLSRAGVFDGITFQVRAGEIVALAGLVGSGRSEVVQSIFGVDPVDGGTVRVGGRALRPGRPRSAIRAGVALVPEDRRQQGLILDLSIQRNITLPRSRDLAVLGLLTGAAERRSALTWAERLQTRFGRLSDPVATLSGGNQQKVVLGKWLSTRPKVLIVDEPTRGIDVGTKAEVHRLMSSLAAEGVAVVMVSSELPEVLGMADRVLVMREGRIVAEIPRAEANEESVMVAATRAAA is encoded by the coding sequence ATGTCCCAGCACCCTCCCGACCCGACGACGCCGCCGGCAGCGGGCCGGCCGGTCGTCGAGCTCGTCGACATCGACAAGAGCTTCGGTGCAGTCCGGGCCCTGCGCGGCGCCCGGCTCGAGCTCCACGCCGGTGAGGCCCACGCCCTCGTCGGCGAGAACGGCGCCGGCAAGTCGACGCTCATCAAGGTCCTCGCCGGCGTGCACCACCCGGACGCCGGGGAGGTACGGGTGGACGGCGCCTCCACGGCGCTGCGCTCCACCTCGGACGCCATGGCGGCGGGCATCGCCGTCATCTACCAGGAGCCCACCCTCTTCCCCGACCTCACCGTCGCGGAGAACATCTACGTGGGACGCCAGCCGCTGGGCCGCGGCAAGGCCATCGACCGCCGCGCGATGAACCGCGCCGCCGCCGAGCTCTTCGACCGCCTCGCCGTGCCGCTGGACCCCGACCAGCCCGCGCGCGGCCTGTCGATCGCCGACCAGCAGCTCGTCGAGATCGCCAAGGCCCTGTCCACGGGTGCGCGGGTGCTCGTCATGGACGAGCCGACGGCGGCGCTCTCCGGCGTCGAGGTCGAGCGGCTGTTCGCCGTCGCCCGGGCGCTGCGCGACGACGGCGCGGCCATCCTCTTCATCTCCCACCGCTTCGACGAGGTCGAGGCGCTGTGCCAGCGGGTCACCGTCATGCGCGACGGCGCGCACGTGTCCACCGACCTCATGAGCGAGGTCACCGTGCCCGAGCTGGTCCGCCGGATGGTGGGCCGCGACCTCTCCGAGCTCTTCCCCAAGCAGGACGTCGAGCCCGGCGAGGTGGTCCTCGAGGTCGACGGCCTCAGCCGGGCGGGCGTCTTCGACGGCATCACCTTCCAGGTCCGCGCCGGGGAGATCGTCGCGCTCGCCGGCCTCGTGGGCTCCGGCCGCTCCGAGGTGGTCCAGAGCATCTTCGGCGTCGACCCCGTCGACGGCGGCACCGTGCGGGTGGGCGGGCGCGCGCTGCGCCCGGGGCGGCCGAGGTCGGCGATCCGCGCCGGCGTCGCGCTCGTGCCCGAGGACCGGCGCCAGCAGGGCCTCATCCTCGACCTGTCGATCCAGCGCAACATCACCCTGCCCCGCTCGCGCGACCTGGCGGTCCTCGGGCTGCTCACCGGTGCCGCCGAGCGCCGCTCCGCGCTCACCTGGGCCGAGCGCCTGCAGACCCGCTTCGGCCGGCTCTCCGACCCGGTGGCCACGCTCTCGGGCGGCAACCAGCAGAAGGTCGTGCTGGGCAAGTGGCTGTCCACCCGGCCCAAGGTGCTCATCGTCGACGAGCCCACCCGGGGCATCGACGTCGGCACCAAGGCCGAGGTCCACCGCCTCATGTCCAGCCTCGCGGCGGAGGGCGTGGCCGTGGTCATGGTCTCCTCCGAGCTGCCCGAGGTGCTCGGCATGGCCGACCGGGTCCTCGTCATGCGCGAGGGCCGCATCGTCGCGGAGATCCCGCGCGCCGAGGCGAACGAGGAGTCGGTCATGGTCGCGGCGACGAGGGCGGCGGCATGA